The following proteins come from a genomic window of Oncorhynchus masou masou isolate Uvic2021 chromosome 25, UVic_Omas_1.1, whole genome shotgun sequence:
- the LOC135514322 gene encoding ubiquitin-conjugating enzyme E2 R2, with amino-acid sequence MAQQQMPSSQKALMLELKSLQEEPVEGFRITPVEESDLYNWEVAIFGPPNTLYEGGYFKAHMKFPVDYPYSPPTFRFLTKMWHPNIYENGEVCISILHPPVDDPQSGELPSERWNPTQNVRTILLSVISLLNEPNTFSPANVDASVMFRKWRDSKGKDKEYAEIIRKQVVSTKVEAERDGVKVPTTLAEYCIQTKVPSHDSSSDLLYDDLYDDDIEEDDEEDEDDAEAGCQMAGEEGNCLIDEEDSGNEES; translated from the exons ATGGCACAGCAGCAGATGCCAAGCTCTCAGAAGGCACTAATGCTTGAACTGAAGTCTCTCCAAGAGGAACCAGTGGAGGGTTTCCGCATCACACCAGTAGAAGAGTCTGACTTGTACAACTGGGAGGTGGCCATATTTGGACCCCCCAACACACTTTATGAGGGAGGATACTTCAAG GCACACATGAAGTTTCCAGTTGACTACCCCTACTCTCCACCTACTTTCCGTTTCCTTACAAAGATGTGGCACCCCAACATATATGAG AATGGGGAAGTGTGTATCTCCATCCTTCACCCCCCTGTTGACGACCCACAGAGCGGAGAGCTACCCTCTGAGAGATGGAACCCCACCCAGAATGTCAG GACCATCCTACTGAGTGTGATCTCTCTGCTGAACGAGCCCAACACCTTCTCCCCGGCCAATGTCGATGCCTCTGTTATGTTCCGCAAGtggagagacagcaagggcaagGACAAAGAGTATGCTGAGATCATCAG gaaGCAGGTCGTGTCCACTAAAGTGGAGGCGGAGCGGGATGGGGTGAAGGTCCCTACCACGCTGGCGGAGTACTGCATCCAGACCAAAGTGCCTTCCCACGACAGCAGCTCGGACTTGCTTTACGACGACCTCTACGATGATGACATTGAGGAGGATGACGAGGAAGACGAAGATGATGCAGAAGCTGGGTGCCAGATGGCCGGAGAGGAGGGGAACTGCTTAATTGACGAGGAAGACTCGGGCAACGAAGAGTCATGA